Proteins co-encoded in one Kribbella solani genomic window:
- the glsA gene encoding glutaminase A yields the protein MTELAELAETRLRLFAELDKDGDGRVWLWDLLARLGQAGILPEDPRVLAALEGVRDSSGRPAMAPGARPVQIDVHAFAGIAQYGDRIVERALSGELAVPADEFREFARGVEAAYDELLANADGHVADYIPTLRDADPDKFGIAICTADGQLFSIGDAKAGFSVQSTSKPFNYAMALEEFGAEEVHRWVGQEQSGGTFNDPRLSLDHDGKPQNPMINAGAMATLALVEPGLSEDGRQVAIDHTWTRMMGAEPGHDHATFLAERDTGHGNRGLAGLMAAKGMLRVDPRDRDAPQKAAEFYFGVCSMQVDAERLAAAGATLASGGIAPYSGERVFGQETVGRVLSVMGHSGMYNDSGRFSEQVGLPAKSGVSGNVMMVVPSKQLAVVVFSPRLDEAGNSVRGVEVCRRLVNEFGLHPYKGLGADRGRVAGAVSRPAVGLGPADRKAETAGAMQHALDGVSGPVASGPATSTTATQSTTPSTERTTSRPGHQL from the coding sequence TTGACGGAATTGGCGGAGTTGGCCGAGACGCGGTTGCGGTTGTTTGCGGAGTTGGACAAGGACGGTGATGGGCGGGTTTGGCTCTGGGACTTGCTCGCCCGGCTTGGGCAGGCGGGGATTCTGCCGGAAGATCCGCGGGTACTCGCCGCGCTCGAGGGGGTTCGGGACTCGTCCGGGCGGCCCGCGATGGCGCCCGGAGCGCGGCCGGTGCAGATCGACGTGCACGCGTTCGCGGGCATCGCGCAGTACGGCGACCGGATCGTGGAGCGGGCGCTGAGTGGTGAGCTGGCGGTACCCGCGGACGAGTTCCGGGAGTTCGCGCGCGGGGTCGAGGCGGCGTACGACGAGCTGCTGGCGAATGCGGACGGGCACGTCGCGGACTACATTCCGACGTTGCGGGACGCCGATCCGGACAAGTTCGGGATCGCGATCTGTACGGCTGACGGGCAGCTGTTCTCGATCGGGGACGCGAAGGCCGGGTTCAGCGTGCAGTCGACGTCGAAGCCGTTCAACTACGCGATGGCGCTCGAGGAGTTCGGGGCCGAGGAGGTGCATCGGTGGGTCGGGCAGGAGCAGAGCGGCGGTACGTTCAACGATCCGCGGCTTTCACTGGATCATGACGGGAAACCGCAGAACCCGATGATCAACGCCGGCGCGATGGCGACGCTCGCGCTGGTCGAGCCGGGGTTGTCCGAGGACGGCCGGCAAGTGGCGATCGATCACACCTGGACGCGGATGATGGGCGCGGAGCCGGGACACGACCACGCGACCTTTCTGGCCGAGCGGGACACCGGGCACGGGAACCGCGGGCTGGCCGGGCTGATGGCGGCCAAGGGGATGCTGCGGGTCGATCCGCGGGATCGTGACGCGCCGCAGAAGGCGGCCGAGTTCTACTTCGGGGTCTGCTCGATGCAGGTCGATGCGGAGCGGCTCGCTGCCGCGGGCGCGACGTTGGCGAGCGGGGGCATCGCGCCGTACTCGGGAGAGCGGGTGTTCGGGCAGGAGACGGTCGGGCGGGTGCTTTCGGTGATGGGGCACAGCGGCATGTACAACGACTCCGGGCGGTTCTCCGAACAGGTCGGGCTGCCCGCGAAGAGCGGCGTGTCCGGGAACGTGATGATGGTGGTGCCGTCGAAGCAGCTTGCGGTGGTGGTGTTCTCGCCGCGGCTGGACGAGGCGGGGAACTCGGTGCGCGGTGTGGAGGTGTGCCGGCGGCTGGTGAACGAGTTCGGCCTGCATCCGTACAAGGGCCTGGGCGCCGACCGGGGTCGCGTGGCCGGCGCGGTGAGCCGGCCCGCGGTGGGTCTGGGCCCGGCGGACCGTAAGGCGGAGACCGCGGGCGCGATGCAGCACGCCCTCGACGGCGTGAGCGGCCCCGTGGCCAGCGGTCCCGCCACCAGCACCACGGCAACCCAAAGCACCACCCCGTCCACCGAACGCACCACCTCACGTCCGGGCCACCAGCTCTAA
- a CDS encoding IS30 family transposase: MPMRYPYGVRDEFFALVGGGWSVQSAASAVGVSWDTGSLWWRTSGLVEPSLRQNRAGGLPGSVPAAVPGGVAGTRARRPLTSEDRAVIAVLLRQGLSYAGIGEAIGRDKSVIWREVARNRGRDGSYWAPVAHRAAHERRRRPKEFKLAADPGLCARITGWMDTGWSPGLIAAVLRRDHPGDSAQERMARVSHETIYQALYVQTRGQLRQDLHRQLSLRRTARKPRGGDHRQARNPYREAFTISQRPAEATDRAVPGHWEGDLIIGTGNRSAVGTLVERTTRFTILLHLPGQHDADTVAETMITQMRTLPDHLRRSLTWDRGRELAAYRRIQLDLNMPVYFCDPHSPWQRGTNENTNRLLRFWLTKGTDLSTHTAASLDQIATTLNQRPRPTLNLKTPAQALAELLVA; this comes from the coding sequence ATGCCGATGAGGTATCCGTACGGAGTGCGGGATGAGTTTTTCGCGCTGGTGGGTGGTGGGTGGTCGGTGCAGTCAGCGGCGTCGGCGGTCGGCGTGTCGTGGGATACGGGTTCGTTGTGGTGGCGAACATCGGGGCTTGTGGAGCCATCGTTGCGGCAGAACAGAGCTGGTGGGTTGCCGGGCAGCGTGCCAGCAGCAGTCCCGGGTGGGGTCGCGGGGACGCGAGCTCGGCGGCCGTTGACCAGTGAGGACCGGGCGGTGATCGCTGTGCTGTTACGGCAGGGGTTGTCGTATGCCGGGATCGGTGAGGCGATCGGGCGGGACAAGTCGGTGATCTGGCGTGAGGTGGCCCGCAATCGCGGCCGGGACGGGTCCTATTGGGCGCCGGTGGCTCACCGTGCCGCTCATGAGCGGCGGCGCCGGCCCAAGGAGTTCAAGCTGGCCGCCGATCCGGGGCTGTGCGCCCGGATCACCGGCTGGATGGACACCGGCTGGTCCCCGGGCCTGATCGCGGCAGTACTGCGCCGTGATCACCCCGGCGACAGCGCGCAGGAGAGGATGGCTCGTGTGTCGCACGAAACCATCTACCAAGCGCTGTATGTGCAGACCCGCGGCCAGCTGCGACAAGACCTGCACCGGCAGTTGAGCCTGCGCCGCACGGCCCGCAAACCCCGCGGCGGCGACCATCGCCAGGCCCGAAACCCGTACCGGGAAGCGTTCACGATCAGTCAACGCCCCGCCGAGGCCACCGACCGTGCCGTGCCCGGACATTGGGAAGGCGACCTGATCATCGGCACCGGCAACCGCTCCGCGGTCGGCACACTCGTCGAGCGCACCACCCGGTTCACCATCTTGCTGCACCTGCCCGGCCAGCACGACGCCGACACCGTGGCCGAGACCATGATCACCCAGATGCGCACCCTGCCCGACCACCTGCGCCGCTCCCTGACCTGGGACCGCGGACGCGAACTAGCCGCCTACCGGCGCATCCAGCTCGATCTGAACATGCCTGTCTACTTCTGCGACCCCCACTCCCCCTGGCAACGCGGCACCAACGAGAACACCAACCGGCTCCTGCGGTTCTGGCTCACCAAAGGCACAGACCTGTCCACCCACACCGCCGCCAGCCTCGACCAGATCGCCACCACCCTCAACCAACGACCCCGCCCTACACTCAACCTCAAAACCCCAGCCCAAGCACTGGCCGAACTACTCGTTGCTTAG
- a CDS encoding IS30 family transposase: MPMRYPYGVRDEFFALVGGGWSVQSAASAVGVSWDTGSLWWRTSGLVEPSLRQNRAGGLPGSVPAAVPGGVAGGVAGTRARRPLTSEDRAVIAVLLRQGLSYAGIGEAIGRDKSVIWREVARNRGRDGSYWAPVAHRAAHERRRRPKEFKLAADPGLCARITGWMDTGWSPGLIAAVLRRDHPGDSAQERMARVSHETIYQALYVQTRGQLRQDLHRQLSLRRTARKPRGGDHRQARNPYREAFTISQRPAEATDRAVPGHWEGDLIIGTGNRSAVGTLVERTTRFTILLHLPGQHDADTVAETMITQMRTLPDHLRRSLTWDRGRELAAYRRIQLDLNMPVYFCDPHSPWQRGTNENTNRLLRFWLTKGTDLSTHTAASLDQIATTLNQRPRPTLNLKTPAQALAELLVA, from the coding sequence ATGCCGATGAGGTATCCGTACGGAGTGCGGGATGAGTTTTTCGCGCTGGTGGGTGGTGGGTGGTCGGTGCAGTCAGCGGCGTCGGCGGTCGGCGTGTCGTGGGATACGGGTTCGTTGTGGTGGCGAACATCGGGGCTTGTGGAGCCATCGTTGCGGCAGAACAGAGCTGGTGGGTTGCCGGGCAGCGTGCCGGCAGCAGTCCCGGGTGGGGTCGCGGGTGGGGTCGCGGGGACGCGAGCTCGGCGGCCGTTGACCAGTGAGGACCGGGCGGTGATCGCTGTGCTGTTACGGCAGGGGTTGTCGTATGCCGGGATCGGTGAGGCGATCGGGCGGGACAAGTCGGTGATCTGGCGTGAGGTGGCCCGCAATCGCGGCCGGGACGGGTCCTATTGGGCGCCGGTGGCTCACCGTGCCGCTCATGAGCGGCGGCGCCGGCCCAAGGAGTTCAAGCTGGCCGCCGATCCGGGGCTGTGCGCCCGGATCACCGGCTGGATGGACACCGGCTGGTCCCCGGGCCTGATCGCGGCAGTACTGCGCCGTGATCACCCCGGCGACAGCGCGCAGGAGAGGATGGCTCGTGTGTCGCACGAAACCATCTACCAAGCGCTGTATGTGCAGACCCGCGGCCAGCTGCGACAAGACCTGCACCGGCAGTTGAGCCTGCGCCGCACGGCCCGCAAACCCCGCGGCGGCGACCATCGCCAGGCCCGAAACCCGTACCGGGAAGCGTTCACGATCAGTCAACGCCCCGCCGAGGCCACCGACCGTGCCGTGCCCGGACATTGGGAAGGCGACCTGATCATCGGCACCGGCAACCGCTCCGCGGTCGGCACGCTCGTCGAGCGCACCACCCGGTTCACCATCTTGCTGCACCTGCCCGGCCAGCACGACGCCGACACCGTGGCCGAGACCATGATCACCCAGATGCGCACCCTGCCCGACCACCTGCGCCGCTCCCTGACCTGGGACCGCGGACGCGAACTAGCCGCCTACCGGCGCATCCAGCTCGATCTGAACATGCCTGTCTACTTCTGCGACCCCCACTCCCCCTGGCAACGCGGCACCAACGAGAACACCAACCGGCTCCTGCGGTTCTGGCTCACCAAAGGCACAGACCTGTCCACCCACACCGCCGCCAGCCTCGACCAGATCGCCACCACCCTCAACCAACGACCCCGCCCTACACTCAACCTCAAAACCCCAGCCCAAGCACTGGCCGAACTACTCGTTGCTTAG
- the glmS gene encoding glutamine--fructose-6-phosphate transaminase (isomerizing): protein MCGIVGYVGPKPAAPILVDGLARLEYRGYDSAGVAVLGASELKVHKDAGRVRELEASLPKRFGGKLGIGHTRWATHGGPSKDNAHPHMSGNERIAVVHNGIFDNAGALRSQLEESGVKLRSDTDTEVLAHLIEQAAGDTLEEKVLASLRRIDGTYGIAVIDLEFPDRIVVARNGSPLILGIGDGEMHVASDAAALIRYTRQVVYLDDGELATVRADGYRTFTQDASPTTKTAKTVEWEADEYERGLHEHFMMKEIHEQPDAVGRAIRGRLDERFHTVHLGGLNMDAREAREIKRVKILGCGSAYYAGQMGAQFIEEVARIPADAEPASEFRYRNPVVERDTLYVAVSQSGETLDTLVAVQELKRKGGRVIGLVNAVGSSIAREVDGGVYLHAGPEVSVASTKALTNMAVGFAMLGIHLGRIRDVSPADGRRLIDGLKKLPEDIAAIVAQEEELAKIAGRLAQHESLFFVGRTRGYPVAREGAQKLKEISYRHAEAYQTSELKHGPLALISPDVPSVAIVPDDELLDRNIGALHEIGARSGPLYVVTHRGVDVPDGVAAKIVVPKNEAELDPILLTIPLQIIAYYAAVALGHDVDKPRNLAKSVTVE, encoded by the coding sequence ATGTGCGGAATCGTCGGGTACGTCGGCCCCAAGCCGGCCGCGCCCATCCTGGTGGACGGACTGGCCCGCCTCGAGTACCGGGGCTACGACTCGGCGGGCGTCGCGGTTCTCGGCGCCAGCGAGCTCAAGGTGCACAAGGACGCCGGCCGGGTCCGTGAGCTGGAAGCCTCGCTGCCGAAGCGGTTCGGCGGCAAGCTCGGCATCGGCCACACCCGCTGGGCCACCCACGGCGGTCCGAGCAAGGACAACGCGCACCCGCACATGAGCGGCAACGAGCGGATCGCGGTCGTCCACAACGGCATCTTCGACAACGCCGGCGCGCTGCGTTCGCAGCTCGAGGAGTCCGGCGTGAAGCTCCGCTCGGACACCGACACCGAGGTGCTCGCGCACCTGATCGAGCAGGCCGCCGGCGACACCCTCGAGGAGAAGGTGCTGGCCAGCCTGCGCCGGATCGACGGCACGTACGGGATCGCGGTGATCGATCTGGAGTTCCCGGACCGGATCGTCGTCGCCCGCAACGGCAGCCCGCTGATCCTCGGCATCGGTGACGGCGAGATGCACGTCGCGTCGGACGCGGCCGCGCTGATCCGGTACACCCGTCAGGTCGTGTACCTGGACGACGGCGAGCTGGCCACCGTACGCGCCGACGGGTATCGCACCTTCACCCAGGACGCGTCGCCGACCACCAAGACCGCGAAGACGGTCGAGTGGGAGGCCGACGAGTACGAGCGCGGCCTGCACGAGCACTTCATGATGAAGGAGATCCACGAGCAGCCGGACGCCGTCGGCCGGGCCATCCGCGGCCGGCTGGACGAACGCTTCCACACCGTGCACCTCGGCGGCCTGAACATGGACGCCCGTGAGGCGCGGGAGATCAAGCGGGTCAAGATCCTCGGCTGCGGCTCGGCGTACTACGCGGGCCAGATGGGCGCGCAGTTCATCGAGGAAGTGGCCCGGATTCCCGCCGACGCCGAGCCGGCGTCGGAGTTCCGGTACCGCAACCCGGTGGTCGAGCGGGACACGCTGTACGTGGCGGTGTCGCAGTCCGGCGAAACCCTCGACACGCTGGTCGCGGTACAGGAGCTGAAGCGCAAGGGCGGCCGGGTGATCGGCCTGGTGAACGCGGTCGGCTCCAGCATCGCCCGCGAGGTCGACGGCGGCGTGTACCTGCACGCCGGACCGGAGGTTTCGGTCGCGTCCACCAAGGCGCTGACCAACATGGCGGTCGGGTTCGCGATGCTCGGCATCCACCTCGGCCGGATCCGGGACGTCTCCCCCGCCGACGGCCGGCGGCTGATCGACGGCCTGAAGAAGCTGCCCGAGGACATCGCCGCGATCGTCGCCCAGGAAGAGGAACTGGCCAAGATCGCCGGCCGGCTCGCCCAGCACGAGTCGCTCTTCTTCGTTGGCCGTACCCGCGGTTACCCGGTGGCGCGGGAGGGCGCGCAGAAGCTGAAGGAGATCTCGTACCGGCACGCGGAGGCGTACCAGACGTCCGAGCTGAAGCACGGTCCGCTGGCGCTGATCTCGCCGGACGTACCGAGCGTGGCGATCGTGCCGGACGACGAACTGCTGGACCGCAACATCGGCGCGCTGCACGAGATCGGCGCGCGGTCCGGGCCGCTGTACGTGGTCACGCACCGGGGCGTGGACGTCCCGGACGGCGTCGCGGCCAAGATCGTGGTCCCGAAGAACGAAGCCGAACTGGACCCGATCCTGCTGACCATCCCGCTGCAGATCATCGCGTACTACGCGGCCGTCGCTCTCGGCCACGACGTCGACAAGCCCCGCAACCTGGCCAAGTCGGTAACCGTCGAGTAG
- the nucS gene encoding endonuclease NucS encodes MRLVIATCSVDYSGRLTAHLPMAPRLLMVKADGSVLIHADGGSYKPLNWMSPPCKLTEEDGVWSVTNKAGEELRITLQEVHGDTVYELGTDPGLIKDGVEAHLQELLAEHVHTFGDGWTLVRREYPTAIGPVDLLLRDADGKHVAVEIKRRGEIDGVEQLTRYVELLNRDPLLAPVRGIFAAQLIKPQAQFLATDRGLECLTVDYDALRGMESDVLRLF; translated from the coding sequence GTGCGCTTGGTCATTGCTACGTGTTCTGTCGACTATTCGGGGCGGCTGACGGCTCATCTGCCGATGGCGCCGAGGCTGCTGATGGTGAAGGCGGACGGGTCGGTCCTGATCCACGCCGACGGCGGGTCGTACAAACCGCTGAACTGGATGTCGCCGCCGTGCAAACTCACCGAGGAGGACGGCGTCTGGAGCGTCACCAACAAGGCCGGTGAGGAGCTGCGGATCACGCTCCAGGAGGTGCACGGCGACACCGTGTACGAGTTGGGTACGGACCCTGGTCTGATCAAGGACGGGGTCGAGGCGCACCTGCAGGAGCTGCTCGCGGAGCACGTACACACGTTCGGCGACGGCTGGACGCTGGTACGCCGTGAGTACCCGACCGCGATCGGGCCGGTCGACCTGCTGCTGCGTGATGCCGACGGCAAGCATGTCGCGGTGGAGATCAAGCGCCGCGGCGAGATCGACGGCGTCGAGCAGCTGACCCGGTACGTGGAACTGCTCAACCGCGACCCGCTGCTGGCGCCGGTCCGCGGGATCTTCGCGGCGCAGCTGATCAAGCCGCAGGCACAGTTCCTGGCCACGGATCGCGGGCTGGAGTGCCTGACCGTGGACTACGACGCGCTCCGCGGGATGGAGTCGGACGTCCTGCGCCTGTTCTAA
- a CDS encoding class I SAM-dependent methyltransferase, giving the protein MNLMCPARILLLPGDIQDATIGERVAQVYAGPFEAAAGSRLADVLGVKLTVVPELTQRPDAELQAIADLHRGETVVVLGLDLGLKLPATVEHTGDGWSRVPTDNELTLASYEQAATKFRDSIPKQPSPALAHLMDLLAERAGAGARVLELGSGTGAGALELERRGLQVRRTDAAASFVDMMHADGQAADRLDALADELGGPYAAVYASAVFLHFDRAQLAGVLKKAVRAAPILAFTTREGTGEEWSNRVLDLPRHFVLWQEEPLRALLAETGWRVDHLTRADGSRGTWFQVLAVRG; this is encoded by the coding sequence ATGAACCTGATGTGCCCGGCCCGGATTCTGCTGCTGCCCGGTGACATCCAGGACGCGACGATCGGTGAGCGGGTCGCGCAGGTGTACGCCGGGCCGTTCGAGGCGGCGGCGGGATCGCGGCTGGCGGACGTGCTCGGCGTCAAGCTGACCGTCGTACCCGAGCTGACCCAGCGGCCCGACGCCGAGCTGCAGGCGATCGCTGACCTGCACCGCGGCGAGACGGTGGTGGTGCTCGGGCTGGATCTCGGCCTCAAACTCCCCGCCACCGTCGAACACACCGGCGACGGCTGGAGCCGCGTACCCACCGACAACGAGCTGACCCTCGCCTCGTACGAGCAGGCGGCGACCAAGTTCCGCGACTCGATCCCGAAGCAGCCGAGCCCGGCGCTCGCGCACCTGATGGACCTGCTCGCCGAACGGGCCGGCGCGGGCGCGCGGGTGCTCGAGCTCGGCAGCGGCACCGGCGCCGGCGCACTCGAACTGGAGCGGCGTGGTCTACAGGTACGACGTACCGATGCCGCCGCGTCGTTCGTCGACATGATGCACGCCGATGGTCAGGCCGCGGATCGGCTGGACGCACTCGCGGACGAGTTGGGCGGTCCGTACGCGGCCGTGTACGCGAGCGCGGTCTTCCTGCATTTCGATCGCGCGCAGCTGGCCGGCGTACTGAAGAAGGCCGTGCGGGCGGCGCCGATCCTGGCGTTCACGACCCGCGAGGGCACCGGCGAGGAGTGGTCGAACCGCGTCCTGGACCTGCCGCGGCACTTCGTTCTGTGGCAGGAGGAGCCGCTGCGCGCGCTGCTCGCCGAGACCGGCTGGCGGGTCGACCACCTGACCCGGGCGGACGGCAGCCGCGGTACCTGGTTCCAGGTACTGGCGGTCCGTGGTTGA
- a CDS encoding 3-hydroxyacyl-CoA dehydrogenase family protein, producing MARELTTVGVVGLGTMGAGIAEVFARHGLTVVGVERDEEAVARGRGHIQHSTDRAVKRGKLSVEDQDALFGRVTFATSMEALADCDLVIEAVVERLELKREIFGALDKIVRADAILATNTSSLSVTEISVATQRPRRVVGMHFFNPAPVQEFVEVIKTVVTEPDVVDDVQALARRLDKVPVVAADRAGFIANALLFGYLNHAVSMVESRYATREDVDAAMRLGCGYPMGPLALLDLIGLDTTYEILDTMYKQGRNRLHAPAPILKQMVTAGLLGRKTGRGFYTYEAPDSPVVVDDENTPSVPAEAPAVRPVKQVGVVGSGTMAVGIVEVCAKAGYDVLYVARGTEKVDRVRATLERSLEKGVQRGKLSSEERDAALRRVTGTAKLDDLASVDLVIEAVVEELSVKQALFESFDEICKPGAILATTTSSLPVIDLAMATKRPADVIGLHFFNPAPVMQLVEVVSTVATAPDVADTAAAVAVAAGKHPVRCGDRAGFIVNALLFPYLNDAVRMLEAHYAGVDDIDAAMKLGCRLPMGPFELLDVVGLDVSLAIQRTLYLEFREPGFAPAPLLEHLVTAGYLGRKTSRGFRDYA from the coding sequence ATGGCTCGGGAACTGACGACGGTGGGTGTGGTGGGTCTCGGCACGATGGGCGCCGGGATCGCCGAGGTGTTCGCGCGGCACGGGCTGACCGTGGTCGGCGTCGAGCGGGACGAGGAAGCCGTGGCCCGCGGCCGCGGACACATCCAGCACTCGACCGACCGGGCGGTGAAGCGCGGCAAGCTGTCGGTCGAGGACCAGGACGCGCTGTTCGGCCGGGTCACGTTCGCGACCTCGATGGAGGCGCTCGCGGACTGCGACCTGGTGATCGAGGCGGTGGTCGAGCGGCTCGAGCTGAAGCGCGAGATCTTCGGCGCGCTGGACAAGATCGTCCGCGCGGACGCGATCCTGGCCACGAACACGTCGTCGTTGTCGGTGACCGAGATCTCGGTCGCCACGCAGCGGCCGCGGCGCGTGGTCGGCATGCACTTCTTCAACCCGGCTCCGGTGCAGGAGTTCGTCGAGGTGATCAAGACCGTCGTCACCGAGCCGGACGTGGTCGACGACGTCCAGGCGCTGGCGCGCCGGCTCGACAAGGTACCGGTGGTGGCCGCCGACCGGGCCGGGTTCATCGCGAACGCGCTGCTCTTCGGGTACCTGAACCACGCGGTGTCGATGGTCGAGTCCCGGTACGCCACCCGCGAGGACGTCGACGCGGCGATGCGGCTCGGCTGTGGGTACCCGATGGGTCCGTTGGCGTTGCTCGACCTGATCGGGCTGGACACGACGTACGAGATCCTGGACACGATGTACAAGCAGGGCCGGAACCGGTTGCACGCGCCGGCGCCGATCCTCAAGCAGATGGTCACCGCGGGGCTGCTCGGGCGGAAGACCGGTCGCGGCTTCTACACGTACGAAGCGCCGGATTCGCCGGTCGTGGTGGACGACGAGAACACGCCGTCGGTACCGGCCGAGGCGCCGGCCGTACGCCCGGTCAAGCAGGTCGGCGTGGTCGGCTCCGGGACGATGGCGGTCGGCATCGTCGAGGTGTGCGCGAAGGCCGGGTACGACGTGCTGTACGTTGCCCGCGGCACCGAGAAGGTGGATCGGGTCCGGGCCACGCTGGAGCGCTCGCTGGAGAAGGGCGTACAGCGCGGCAAGCTGTCCAGCGAGGAGCGGGACGCCGCGCTGCGCCGCGTGACCGGTACGGCCAAACTGGACGATCTTGCCTCCGTCGACCTGGTGATCGAGGCCGTGGTCGAGGAGCTGAGCGTCAAGCAGGCGCTGTTCGAGAGCTTCGACGAGATCTGCAAGCCGGGCGCGATTCTGGCCACGACCACTTCGTCGTTGCCGGTGATCGACCTGGCGATGGCGACGAAGCGGCCGGCCGACGTGATCGGGCTGCACTTCTTCAACCCGGCGCCGGTGATGCAGCTGGTCGAGGTGGTCAGTACGGTCGCCACCGCGCCGGACGTCGCGGACACCGCCGCTGCCGTGGCAGTTGCCGCAGGCAAGCATCCGGTACGGTGCGGGGACCGGGCCGGGTTCATCGTGAACGCGCTGCTGTTCCCGTACCTGAACGACGCGGTCCGGATGCTGGAGGCGCACTACGCCGGGGTCGACGACATCGACGCCGCGATGAAGCTCGGTTGCCGGCTGCCGATGGGTCCGTTCGAGCTGCTGGACGTGGTCGGGCTGGACGTGTCGCTCGCGATCCAGCGCACCCTGTACCTGGAGTTCCGCGAGCCCGGTTTCGCGCCCGCGCCGCTCCTCGAGCATCTCGTCACCGCCGGCTACCTGGGTCGCAAGACCAGCAGAGGCTTCCGCGACTACGCCTGA
- a CDS encoding zeta toxin family protein, whose protein sequence is MSAGPSGRSSGTGHDPALTLAEEAAVRNRRLSQITPRVVPIRLPGQRPFLLVIGGQPAAGKSTIQELIQAALGSDRVAVYDRDDDPPAHPRFDANMRANGLGGNLVIAQSLPEDLRDHLLDNLRAQQCDVIASSPLQSEAATDFWVDGFRPHGYRMAAVFIATNEANSLLGMADRYQRSKDTVGFGRWLAKQLHDNAFAGMPDAAHAAEIFAKFDDIYVVDRDGNVLYENHRDDLGLMPPPHGARQTILDERDRPPTPAENEYFLSTATPLLNRTDLEPPVRHVVETAMRLHSARPAPQTLNRGQENRLDRRLMELHRMTNSGLLVPTSIPRQPNPNSPGSTGQAPGPDGGRTRPVPGNESQVRGTPGHEPRGR, encoded by the coding sequence ATGAGCGCCGGACCTTCGGGCCGAAGCTCCGGAACAGGCCACGATCCAGCCCTGACCCTGGCCGAGGAGGCGGCGGTCCGTAACCGGCGGCTCAGCCAGATCACCCCACGGGTGGTGCCGATCCGGCTGCCCGGGCAGCGCCCGTTCCTGCTCGTGATCGGCGGTCAGCCGGCGGCCGGCAAGTCGACCATCCAGGAGCTGATCCAGGCCGCGCTGGGCAGCGACCGGGTGGCGGTGTACGACCGCGACGACGATCCGCCGGCGCATCCACGCTTCGACGCGAACATGCGCGCGAACGGGCTCGGCGGCAATCTCGTGATCGCGCAGAGCCTGCCGGAGGACCTGCGCGACCACCTGCTGGACAATCTTCGGGCCCAGCAGTGCGACGTGATCGCCAGCAGTCCGCTGCAGTCGGAAGCGGCCACCGACTTCTGGGTGGACGGCTTCCGCCCGCACGGGTACCGGATGGCGGCCGTGTTCATCGCCACCAACGAGGCCAACAGCCTGCTCGGGATGGCGGACCGGTATCAGCGGTCGAAGGACACGGTCGGGTTCGGGCGGTGGCTGGCGAAGCAACTTCATGACAACGCCTTCGCCGGGATGCCCGACGCGGCACACGCGGCCGAGATCTTCGCCAAGTTCGACGACATCTACGTGGTCGACCGCGACGGCAACGTGCTGTACGAGAACCATCGCGACGACCTCGGCCTGATGCCGCCACCGCACGGTGCCCGGCAGACGATCCTCGACGAACGCGACCGCCCACCGACGCCCGCCGAGAACGAGTACTTCCTCAGCACCGCCACGCCGCTGCTCAACCGCACCGATCTGGAACCTCCGGTGCGGCACGTGGTCGAGACCGCGATGCGGTTGCACAGTGCCCGGCCGGCGCCGCAAACCCTGAACCGGGGGCAGGAGAACCGGCTTGATCGCCGCCTGATGGAGCTGCACCGGATGACCAATTCGGGGCTGCTCGTCCCGACCAGCATCCCGCGCCAACCGAACCCGAACAGCCCCGGCAGCACTGGTCAGGCGCCAGGCCCGGACGGCGGGCGCACCCGCCCGGTGCCGGGCAATGAGTCGCAGGTCCGGGGGACGCCGGGCCACGAGCCCCGGGGTCGCTGA